A window from Vulpes vulpes isolate BD-2025 chromosome 9, VulVul3, whole genome shotgun sequence encodes these proteins:
- the LOC112911254 gene encoding olfactory receptor 9S13-like, translating into MPSHSNGNLSMVYFQDFVLEGFEGGLETQALLFAVFLALYMVTVLGNLLMIIVITLDARLHSPMYFFLKNLSFVDLCYSSVIAPNALANFFSSSKVITFAGCATQLFFFSLLVTTEGFLLGVMAYDRFMAICSPLRYPITMCQSACTRLVLGAYCGGCLNSVVQTSFTFHLPFCSSNRINHFFCDVPPLLQIACGNTAINELLLFAICGLIIVALTIVILISYGYITVTILRMRSGAGRRKIFSTCGSHMTAVTLFFGTLFVMYAQPGAIESMEQGKVVSVFYTLVIPMLNPLIYSLRNKDVKEALRGLGQKHMAMWRMC; encoded by the coding sequence ATGCCATCCCACAGTAATGGAAACCTCTCCATGGtctactttcaagattttgtgcTGGAGGGATTTGAAGGTGGTCTGGAGACCCAGGCCCTGCTCTTTGCTGTGTTCCTGGCCCTGTACATGGTGACTGTCCTGGGCAACCTCCTCATGATCATCGTTATCACCCTGGATGCCCGCCTGCACTCCccaatgtacttcttcctcaagaACCTCTCCTTCGTGGACTTGTGCTACTCATCTGTCATCGCCCCCAATGCACTGGCCAACTTCTTCTCCTCATCCAAGGTCATCACCTTTGCAGGATGTGCCACCCagttattctttttctccctgctGGTCACAACTGAAGGTTTCCTCCTGGGtgtcatggcctatgaccgcttcATGGCCATCTGTAGCCCCTTGCGCTACCCCATCACCATGTGCCAGTCTGCCTGCACTCGCCTGGTGCTGGGTGCCTACTGTGGAGGCTGCCTCAACTCTGTGGTGCAGACCAGCTTCACATTCCACCTCCCATTCTGCAGCTCCAACCGCAtcaaccacttcttctgtgatgtgCCCCCTCTGCTCCAGATCGCCTGTGGCAACACGGCCATCAATGAACTTCTCTTGTTTGCCATCTGTGGGCTCATCATTGTGGCTCTGACGATTGTGATCCTCATCTCCTATGGCTACATCACAGTGACCATCCTGAGGATGCGCTCAGGAGCTGGGAGACGCAAGAtcttctccacctgtggctcccacatgACTGCAGTGACCCTCTTTTTTGGGACTCTCTTTGTCATGTATGCCCAGCCAGGAGCAATTGAGTCCATGGAGCAGGGCAAGGTGGTCTCTGTCTTCTACACGCTGGTCATCCCAATGCTCAATCCCCTCATCTACAGTCTGCgaaacaaggatgtgaaggaggCCCTGCGGGGGCTGGGCCAGAAACACATGGCCATGTGGAGGATGTGCTGA